A stretch of Vibrio aphrogenes DNA encodes these proteins:
- a CDS encoding peptide MFS transporter, with protein sequence MTTQQATVSKTKSFMTVSLIELWERFGYYGMQALIVYFMIQRLGFEDSRANLVWGACAALIYVSPAIGGWIGDKILGTKRTMIIGAFVLSLGYALMTIPSENTWVLFIALGVIVVGNGLFKPNAGNLVRKIYEGDDSKIDSAFTIYYMAVNVGSTISMLLTPWVKDYINEQYQNQFGWHAAFAVCCVGLLVGLANYCVMRNTLKDYGSEPDTKPVHMGKLMLVLAGSVIAVGVSALILEYQELARIFVYVAGIVVLGIFTYLIRNSEQHERAGLIAALVLIIQTVFFFIFYQQMSTSLALFALRNVDLNFTVFGSHLLTWSPAQFQALNPIWIMLLSPVLALIYSKAGAKNKDLSIAAKFALGFAVVAIGFFVYGFAGNFAVNGKTTSWVMIAGYGAYSLGELLVSGLGLAMIARYAPERMGGFMMGAYFVASGISQYLGGVVANFASIPKGMTDPLETLPIYTSLFNKLGMAAVVCTFIALAVLPLMRRLDKQHQAIR encoded by the coding sequence ATGACAACACAACAAGCAACGGTTTCTAAGACTAAGTCATTTATGACTGTGTCACTAATCGAATTATGGGAGCGATTCGGTTATTACGGCATGCAAGCCCTCATCGTTTACTTCATGATCCAACGCTTAGGATTTGAAGACTCCCGTGCAAACTTAGTCTGGGGCGCTTGTGCAGCACTAATTTACGTCTCACCTGCTATTGGTGGATGGATTGGTGACAAAATATTAGGCACCAAGCGTACGATGATCATCGGTGCATTTGTTCTTTCTCTTGGTTATGCGTTAATGACGATTCCATCAGAAAACACTTGGGTGCTCTTTATTGCTTTAGGTGTCATTGTCGTTGGTAATGGTCTATTTAAACCCAATGCGGGTAACCTCGTTCGTAAAATCTACGAAGGTGATGATTCTAAAATCGATAGTGCATTTACCATTTACTACATGGCAGTTAACGTCGGCTCAACGATCTCCATGCTTCTAACGCCTTGGGTAAAAGATTACATCAATGAACAATACCAAAACCAATTTGGTTGGCACGCGGCATTTGCAGTATGTTGTGTCGGCTTATTAGTCGGCCTCGCCAATTACTGTGTCATGCGTAACACTTTAAAAGATTACGGCTCAGAACCTGATACAAAACCTGTTCATATGGGTAAATTAATGCTCGTATTAGCTGGCTCAGTGATCGCGGTCGGTGTTTCTGCCCTGATCCTTGAATATCAAGAACTGGCTCGTATTTTCGTTTACGTCGCGGGTATTGTGGTACTTGGTATTTTTACATACCTAATTCGTAATAGTGAGCAACATGAACGTGCCGGCTTAATTGCAGCGCTAGTGTTGATCATTCAAACGGTCTTCTTCTTTATTTTCTACCAACAAATGTCAACCTCACTGGCATTATTTGCATTACGTAACGTGGACTTAAACTTTACCGTTTTTGGTAGTCACTTATTAACATGGTCTCCAGCTCAGTTCCAAGCCTTGAACCCAATCTGGATCATGTTATTAAGCCCAGTGCTTGCTCTGATCTATTCAAAAGCGGGCGCTAAAAATAAAGACCTTTCAATTGCGGCTAAATTTGCTCTTGGTTTTGCGGTCGTGGCAATTGGCTTCTTTGTTTACGGTTTTGCGGGTAACTTTGCTGTCAATGGTAAAACCACATCATGGGTGATGATTGCTGGTTACGGTGCTTACTCTCTAGGTGAATTACTAGTTAGCGGCCTTGGTCTTGCAATGATTGCTCGTTACGCTCCTGAGCGTATGGGTGGCTTTATGATGGGTGCTTATTTCGTCGCATCGGGTATCTCTCAATACTTGGGTGGTGTGGTTGCAAACTTTGCCAGCATTCCAAAAGGCATGACAGATCCATTAGAAACGTTACCTATTTACACCAGCTTATTTAATAAACTCGGTATGGCTGCGGTCGTGTGTACTTTCATTGCACTGGCTGTATTACCATTAATGCGTCGCCTTGATAAGCAACACCAAGCGATTCGTTAA
- the htpG gene encoding molecular chaperone HtpG translates to MSDTMTNNKETRGFQSEVKQLLHLMIHSLYSNKEIFLRELISNASDAADKLRFQALSNPDLYQGDADLGVKLSFNKETNTLTISDNGIGMSRDDVIEHLGTIAKSGTAEFFSKLSEDQSKDSQLIGQFGVGFYSAFIVADAVTVRTRAAGVAADKAVQWHSAGEGDYTIEDITKETRGTDIVLHMREEGKEFLSEYRLRDVISKYSDHIGIPVSIWVEKDVETGEENEDGTKVTKKESSWEQINKAQALWTRTKSDVTDEEYIEFYKHVSHDFADPLTWSHNKVEGKNDYTSLLYIPSKAPWDMMNRDHQAGLKLYVQRVFIMDDAEQFMPSYLRFVKGLIDSNDLPLNVSREILQDNKITQSLRNACTKRVLGMLEKLANRDEEKYQSFWKEFGLVLKEGPAEDFSNKEKIAGLMRFASTHVESAEQTVSLASYVERMKEGQDKIYYLTADSYAAAKNSPHLEQFKSKGLEVILMFDRIDEWLMNYLTEFDGKQFQAITKAGLDLSTFEDEAEKEQQKETEEQFKSVIERTKTYLGDRVKEVRTTFKLANTPAVVVTDDYEIGTQMAKLLAAAGQDVPEVKYIFEINPNHALVKRMADETDEEAFGRWVEVLLGQAMLAERGAMEDPSHFVGAINALLTH, encoded by the coding sequence ATGAGCGATACAATGACAAATAATAAAGAAACCCGTGGATTTCAATCTGAAGTAAAACAATTGTTACATTTGATGATCCACTCTTTGTATTCCAACAAAGAAATCTTCTTACGTGAGTTAATTTCAAACGCATCGGATGCCGCAGATAAGTTGCGCTTTCAGGCTTTATCCAATCCAGATTTATATCAAGGTGATGCTGATCTTGGGGTAAAGCTGTCTTTTAATAAAGAGACCAATACGTTAACTATTTCAGATAATGGTATTGGTATGTCTCGTGACGATGTGATTGAGCATTTAGGTACCATTGCAAAATCAGGTACAGCTGAGTTTTTCTCTAAATTATCAGAAGATCAAAGTAAAGATTCACAGTTGATTGGTCAATTTGGAGTCGGTTTTTATTCGGCCTTTATCGTGGCTGATGCGGTGACTGTCCGTACTCGCGCAGCCGGTGTTGCGGCAGATAAAGCCGTGCAATGGCATTCTGCCGGTGAAGGTGATTACACCATTGAAGACATTACCAAAGAAACGCGCGGTACTGACATCGTCTTACATATGCGTGAAGAAGGAAAAGAGTTCTTATCTGAGTATCGACTACGTGATGTGATCAGTAAATATTCTGATCATATTGGTATTCCTGTTTCGATTTGGGTAGAAAAAGACGTTGAGACGGGCGAAGAAAACGAAGATGGTACTAAAGTCACCAAAAAAGAGTCGTCTTGGGAGCAGATCAATAAAGCACAGGCATTATGGACTCGCACTAAATCTGACGTTACAGATGAAGAATACATTGAGTTCTATAAGCATGTATCACACGATTTCGCCGATCCTTTAACTTGGAGCCATAACAAAGTTGAAGGTAAAAATGATTACACCAGTTTATTATATATCCCGTCTAAAGCACCATGGGATATGATGAATCGTGATCATCAAGCAGGCTTAAAACTGTATGTGCAACGTGTCTTTATTATGGATGATGCTGAGCAGTTTATGCCTTCTTACCTACGTTTTGTTAAAGGCTTGATTGATTCAAATGATCTACCACTGAACGTATCACGTGAAATTTTACAAGATAACAAGATCACGCAATCGCTACGCAATGCTTGTACTAAGCGGGTGCTAGGTATGCTTGAAAAATTAGCTAACCGTGATGAAGAAAAATATCAATCATTCTGGAAAGAGTTTGGTTTGGTACTAAAAGAAGGCCCAGCGGAAGATTTCTCTAACAAAGAAAAAATTGCCGGTTTGATGCGTTTTGCATCGACACATGTTGAGAGTGCCGAGCAAACCGTTTCTCTTGCCTCTTACGTTGAGCGCATGAAAGAAGGCCAAGATAAGATCTACTACTTAACGGCCGATAGTTATGCTGCGGCGAAAAACAGCCCACACCTTGAGCAGTTTAAATCAAAAGGCTTAGAAGTAATTTTAATGTTTGACCGTATCGATGAGTGGTTGATGAACTACTTAACAGAATTTGACGGCAAACAGTTCCAAGCAATTACTAAAGCCGGTCTTGATTTATCTACATTCGAAGATGAAGCTGAAAAAGAGCAGCAAAAAGAAACGGAAGAGCAGTTTAAGTCGGTTATTGAACGTACCAAAACTTACCTAGGCGACCGTGTTAAAGAAGTTCGTACGACCTTCAAGCTTGCTAATACTCCAGCCGTTGTGGTCACTGATGACTACGAAATTGGTACTCAAATGGCGAAGTTACTTGCTGCAGCAGGTCAAGATGTCCCTGAAGTGAAGTACATTTTTGAAATTAACCCAAATCATGCATTAGTGAAACGTATGGCCGATGAAACCGACGAAGAAGCATTCGGACGTTGGGTGGAAGTACTGTTAGGTCAAGCGATGTTGGCTGAACGTGGGGCAATGGAAGACCCAAGTCACTTTGTGGGCGCAATCAACGCACTATTGACTCATTAA
- the adk gene encoding adenylate kinase — MRIILLGAPGAGKGTQAQFIMEKFGIPQISTGDMLRAAIKAGTEMGKQAKAVIDAGQLVSDDIILGLIKERIAQDDCEKGFLLDGFPRTIPQADGLKALGVDVDYVIEFDVADSVIVERMAGRRAHLASGRTYHVVYNPPKVEGKDDVTGEDLVVRDDDKEETVRARLGVYHEQTAPLIAYYTKEAEAGNTTYLKFDGTKPVSDVSADIEKALTK; from the coding sequence ATGCGCATCATTCTTTTAGGCGCTCCGGGTGCAGGTAAAGGTACTCAAGCTCAGTTCATTATGGAAAAGTTTGGTATTCCACAAATCTCCACTGGTGATATGTTACGTGCGGCAATCAAAGCTGGCACTGAGATGGGCAAACAAGCAAAAGCGGTTATCGATGCTGGGCAATTAGTATCGGATGACATCATCTTAGGTTTAATTAAAGAGCGTATTGCACAAGACGATTGTGAAAAAGGCTTCTTATTAGATGGTTTCCCTCGCACTATTCCTCAAGCGGATGGCTTGAAGGCACTGGGTGTTGATGTTGATTACGTGATCGAGTTTGATGTTGCTGATAGCGTGATCGTTGAACGTATGGCAGGTCGCCGTGCTCACTTAGCATCAGGCCGTACTTACCACGTAGTTTATAATCCGCCTAAAGTGGAAGGAAAAGACGACGTGACTGGTGAAGATCTTGTGGTTCGTGATGACGATAAAGAAGAAACAGTACGCGCTCGTTTAGGTGTTTATCATGAACAAACAGCACCATTGATCGCTTACTACACCAAAGAAGCGGAAGCGGGCAACACGACTTACTTGAAGTTTGACGGTACAAAACCAGTTTCTGATGTTAGCGCTGATATCGAAAAAGCACTAACAAAATAA
- the asnB gene encoding asparagine synthase B, translating into MCSVFGILDIKSDPATLRPMALEMSKKLRHRGPDWSGIYASDKAILAHERLSIVGLNSGAQPLYSEDKKHILAVNGEIYNHKEIRARYADKFNFQTDSDCEVILALYQELGEDLLEELNGIFAFVLYDEEKDKYLIGRDHIGIIPLYQGYDEHGNYYVASEMKALVPVCNTISEFPPGCYYGSDDAEPVRYYQRDWMEYAAVQGNTTSKEDLTKALEDAVKRQLMTDVPYGVLLSGGLDSSITSAVAKRFAALRIEDDEQSQAWWPQLHSFAIGLEGAPDLKAAREVAEKLGTVHHEMTYTVQEGLDAIRDVIYHIETYDVTTIRASTPMFLLARKIKAMGIKMVLSGEGADEIFGGYLYFHKAPNAKEFHEETVRKLLALNMFDCARANKSLAAWGVEGRVPFLDKEFIDVAMRLNPEDKMCGNGKMEKHVLRECFEHYLPESIAWRQKEQFSDGVGYNWIDSLKAQAEEKVSDQQLANAAFKFPYNTPTTKEGYVYREIFAELFPLESAAKCVPGGPSVACSSATAIEWDESFKNNADPSGRAVKAVHNDAY; encoded by the coding sequence ATGTGTTCAGTATTCGGTATTTTAGATATTAAGTCAGACCCAGCCACGCTTCGTCCAATGGCATTAGAAATGTCCAAAAAGCTTCGTCATCGCGGCCCAGATTGGTCAGGTATTTATGCTTCGGATAAGGCTATTTTAGCGCATGAGCGTCTTTCAATTGTTGGCTTAAATAGTGGTGCTCAACCGCTCTATAGTGAAGACAAAAAACACATTCTTGCGGTTAACGGTGAAATTTATAACCATAAAGAAATTCGTGCGCGTTATGCCGATAAATTCAATTTCCAAACTGATTCTGACTGTGAAGTGATTCTAGCGCTCTACCAAGAACTCGGTGAAGACTTACTAGAAGAATTAAACGGCATTTTTGCATTCGTTCTTTATGATGAAGAAAAAGACAAATACTTAATTGGTCGTGACCATATCGGTATCATTCCTTTATACCAAGGTTACGATGAACACGGTAACTACTACGTTGCTTCAGAAATGAAAGCATTAGTACCTGTGTGTAACACCATCAGTGAATTCCCTCCAGGTTGTTATTATGGCTCCGATGACGCAGAACCGGTGCGCTATTATCAACGTGATTGGATGGAATATGCGGCGGTACAAGGCAACACCACCAGCAAAGAAGATCTAACCAAAGCTTTAGAAGACGCCGTAAAACGCCAATTAATGACCGACGTGCCTTATGGCGTTTTATTATCCGGTGGTTTGGATTCTTCCATTACCTCCGCAGTAGCAAAACGTTTTGCCGCCCTACGTATTGAAGATGATGAACAATCACAAGCTTGGTGGCCACAATTGCACTCCTTTGCTATTGGCTTAGAAGGTGCTCCAGATCTTAAAGCTGCACGTGAAGTGGCTGAAAAACTGGGCACTGTCCATCATGAAATGACCTACACAGTACAAGAAGGTTTAGATGCCATTCGTGATGTGATTTATCACATTGAAACTTATGATGTCACCACCATTCGCGCTTCTACACCTATGTTCTTATTAGCACGAAAAATCAAAGCGATGGGCATTAAAATGGTTCTTTCAGGTGAAGGTGCTGATGAGATCTTTGGTGGCTATTTATACTTCCATAAAGCGCCAAATGCCAAAGAGTTTCATGAAGAAACCGTACGTAAGCTCTTAGCATTAAATATGTTTGATTGTGCGCGTGCCAATAAATCACTTGCCGCTTGGGGTGTAGAAGGTCGTGTGCCATTCTTAGATAAAGAGTTTATCGATGTTGCTATGCGTCTTAACCCTGAAGATAAAATGTGTGGCAATGGCAAAATGGAAAAACACGTTTTACGTGAATGTTTTGAACATTACCTTCCAGAATCGATTGCATGGCGTCAAAAAGAGCAATTCTCCGATGGTGTTGGCTATAACTGGATTGATTCCTTAAAAGCACAAGCCGAGGAAAAAGTAAGTGATCAACAGCTGGCTAATGCGGCATTTAAATTCCCATACAATACGCCAACCACAAAAGAAGGTTACGTATACCGTGAGATTTTTGCAGAATTGTTCCCATTAGAATCGGCAGCTAAATGTGTCCCTGGAGGCCCTTCTGTGGCTTGTTCTTCTGCAACGGCTATCGAGTGGGATGAATCATTCAAAAACAATGCAGATCCATCAGGGCGTGCCGTAAAAGCCGTGCATAACGACGCTTATTAA
- the rfaH gene encoding transcription/translation regulatory transformer protein RfaH, which translates to MKSWYLLYCKRGEQKRATLHLENQGVECYSPEIEVEKILRGKRQRVCEPLFPSYMFIAIDLEVGPSFTTIRSTRGVMDFVRFGGQPYQVPRGIIERLQCYQACDEACAQLPKHGQKVQITAGQFAGFEAIYQEPDGEKRSILLITLINKEVTIKVDNAQVDW; encoded by the coding sequence ATGAAGAGCTGGTATTTACTTTATTGTAAGCGCGGAGAGCAGAAGAGGGCTACGCTGCACTTAGAAAATCAAGGGGTAGAATGTTACTCACCCGAAATTGAAGTTGAAAAGATTTTAAGAGGTAAAAGACAACGGGTTTGTGAGCCACTGTTTCCTTCTTATATGTTTATTGCGATTGATCTAGAAGTAGGGCCAAGCTTTACCACCATTCGCTCCACTCGAGGAGTCATGGATTTTGTTCGTTTTGGAGGGCAACCCTACCAAGTTCCGAGAGGGATCATCGAGCGTTTACAATGTTATCAAGCTTGTGATGAAGCTTGTGCTCAACTGCCTAAACATGGACAAAAGGTTCAAATCACCGCTGGACAATTTGCAGGATTTGAGGCCATTTACCAAGAGCCTGATGGCGAAAAGCGGTCAATACTATTGATTACCCTTATTAATAAAGAAGTGACCATTAAGGTCGATAACGCTCAAGTTGACTGGTAA
- the hemH gene encoding ferrochelatase, whose product MSTPNGAQTGVLLVNLGTPESATPQGVKQFLKPFLSDKRVVSIPRLAWWSLLNGIILPLRSPKVAKVYQQVWMAEGSPLMVYSKRQVEKLQTVLNRPVALGMTYGNPSIESGLQQLLSQGCDEIVVLPLYPQYSSTTTAAVSDAMARCLQKMITMPSYHFIRDYHTHPLYIKALAHKVQQYWQQHGQGDYLLCSYHGIPQRLANQGDVYPLHCEMTTQLLGQELGLSPEQIGMSYQSRFGKEAWLQPYTEQTLQQLAAQKHQTLDVISPAFASDCIETLEEIAIEGKEIYQQAGGKAFRYIECLNDSDTHIEMMAALVSPYITD is encoded by the coding sequence ATGAGTACACCAAATGGAGCTCAAACAGGCGTATTACTCGTTAATCTTGGTACACCAGAAAGTGCAACCCCTCAAGGTGTGAAACAATTCTTGAAGCCATTTTTAAGTGATAAGCGAGTAGTGAGTATTCCTCGTTTAGCTTGGTGGTCATTGCTCAATGGTATTATCTTACCTTTACGCTCTCCTAAAGTGGCTAAGGTTTATCAACAAGTTTGGATGGCAGAAGGCTCACCGTTAATGGTGTATTCCAAACGTCAGGTTGAAAAATTACAAACGGTATTAAATCGGCCAGTTGCCTTAGGCATGACTTATGGAAATCCAAGTATTGAAAGTGGTCTCCAACAACTCTTGTCCCAAGGCTGTGATGAGATTGTGGTCTTGCCTTTATATCCTCAATATTCCAGCACGACGACAGCAGCAGTCTCGGATGCAATGGCCCGTTGTTTGCAAAAAATGATCACCATGCCCAGTTATCATTTTATCCGTGACTATCATACGCATCCTTTGTATATCAAAGCATTGGCTCATAAAGTGCAGCAATATTGGCAACAACATGGGCAAGGGGATTACTTACTTTGCTCTTATCATGGTATTCCGCAGCGCTTAGCCAATCAAGGTGATGTCTATCCTCTGCATTGTGAAATGACAACACAATTGCTTGGTCAGGAGTTGGGTTTATCGCCTGAGCAAATAGGGATGAGTTATCAATCAAGATTTGGCAAAGAAGCGTGGCTACAACCTTACACTGAGCAAACATTACAACAACTTGCGGCGCAAAAACATCAAACCTTAGATGTTATCTCTCCTGCTTTTGCGAGCGATTGTATTGAAACATTAGAAGAAATTGCTATCGAAGGTAAAGAGATTTATCAACAAGCGGGCGGGAAGGCATTTCGCTATATTGAATGTTTAAATGATAGTGATACGCATATTGAGATGATGGCGGCTCTGGTTTCTCCCTATATTACCGATTAG
- a CDS encoding winged helix-turn-helix domain-containing protein, with protein MTNIGTKYILAQKFIFDPYSNTLTDLNDNDEDSIVRLGSNESRILMILIDNPNQVVSRDQLHEYVWRDQGFQVDDSSLTQAISTLRKMLQDSTKSPQFIKTVPKRGYQLISEVEPATSQKQNEDISAALNEAEIMTTVADIQEPAIHQPIEITTSSAPHAHQPVGVKPEKTKTPLWIKCVWALSLAVPLTAWIASTPKSEDLVQVAMLDNVPLMLLSNQAEIDNWLPIIKKCTKSYQKDTSTPLTKVVTTGGSNDDIALNFIHDVAHSEENKTIVLFRNQTDFNLLCQ; from the coding sequence ATGACTAATATAGGCACTAAATATATTCTTGCCCAAAAGTTCATCTTCGATCCTTATAGCAATACGCTTACTGATCTCAATGATAATGATGAAGATAGTATCGTACGTTTAGGAAGTAACGAAAGCCGTATACTTATGATTTTAATTGACAACCCAAATCAAGTGGTGAGTCGGGATCAATTGCATGAGTATGTCTGGCGTGACCAAGGATTTCAGGTCGACGATTCAAGCCTAACTCAAGCCATCTCTACGCTGCGTAAGATGCTACAAGATTCTACAAAATCACCACAATTTATAAAAACCGTTCCTAAGCGCGGCTATCAACTGATCTCTGAAGTTGAACCAGCAACCTCACAAAAACAAAATGAAGACATCTCCGCCGCTCTCAATGAGGCAGAGATAATGACTACTGTTGCTGATATTCAAGAACCGGCGATACATCAACCTATTGAAATAACAACATCTTCTGCTCCTCATGCTCATCAACCTGTAGGAGTAAAACCAGAAAAAACCAAAACGCCATTATGGATTAAATGCGTTTGGGCCTTATCTTTGGCGGTACCGTTAACCGCATGGATAGCCAGCACTCCAAAGTCGGAAGATCTTGTTCAAGTGGCTATGTTAGATAATGTGCCCCTGATGCTCCTTTCCAACCAAGCAGAAATTGATAATTGGTTACCTATCATTAAAAAGTGTACTAAAAGTTACCAAAAAGACACCTCGACACCTTTGACTAAAGTAGTTACCACTGGCGGAAGTAATGACGATATTGCGCTAAATTTCATTCACGATGTCGCCCATTCGGAAGAAAATAAAACCATCGTGTTATTTAGAAACCAAACCGACTTCAATTTACTGTGTCAATAG
- a CDS encoding cation:proton antiporter family protein has protein sequence MDILFIIAAFFSGFIALNLKLPPLVGFLVAGFGLQYAGFHTTELITGLSDVGVILLLFSIGLKLDAKTLMAKEIWASATLHNLLSTTFFSLALFGLKILGINLFNDIEHSQLLLLAFVLSFSSTVFAIKSLEEKGNMNSTFATISIGILVMQDIFAVLFLTISTGKAPEWYAIALFALPFTRPLFYKVLDKCGHGEMLVSYGFFMALVVGAGLFKLVGMKADLGALVVGMLLAGHYKASELSKSIFNIKELFLISFFLSIGLSNTPTMDGVLLALLLMLLLPMKGLLYFAVINLFKFRVRTSLLASLTLLNYSEFGLIVSGIAFKMGWLPGEMMVAIAIAVSLSFIISAPINNMSNTIYRHTSHWLRERSDEKLHFKDKRINPGHAQVLILGMGRIGTGAYDEIRSRYGKISLGVETRADIASTHRNSGRNVIHGDATDSDFWDRILNIANVKLVLLAMPHHKGNQFALEQLKSRQYKGLIAAIAEYPDQVTEMTQNGVDAAFNIYNEAGAGFARHVCDKLSPQFKMMQPGEWDKTKDLTES, from the coding sequence ATGGATATCTTATTTATTATCGCTGCCTTCTTTTCAGGTTTTATCGCATTAAATCTTAAATTACCCCCGCTGGTTGGCTTCCTTGTCGCAGGTTTTGGCTTGCAATACGCAGGCTTTCACACTACAGAATTGATCACTGGCTTATCCGATGTCGGCGTTATTTTATTATTATTCAGTATTGGCTTGAAATTAGATGCCAAAACCTTAATGGCAAAAGAAATCTGGGCAAGCGCCACTTTGCACAACCTCCTTTCAACCACCTTTTTTTCATTAGCGCTATTTGGTCTAAAAATTCTTGGGATCAATTTATTCAATGATATAGAACATTCACAACTGCTTTTACTGGCTTTTGTCTTATCTTTTTCAAGTACCGTTTTTGCTATCAAAAGCTTAGAAGAAAAAGGCAATATGAACTCGACGTTTGCCACTATTTCAATCGGTATTTTAGTCATGCAAGATATCTTCGCAGTGCTATTTTTGACTATTTCTACCGGTAAAGCACCTGAATGGTATGCAATTGCGCTCTTTGCCTTGCCTTTTACCCGCCCTCTTTTTTATAAAGTCCTAGATAAATGTGGCCACGGTGAAATGTTAGTTTCTTATGGTTTTTTTATGGCCTTAGTTGTAGGCGCAGGTCTGTTTAAACTTGTCGGAATGAAAGCCGATTTAGGGGCGCTAGTTGTCGGAATGTTATTAGCTGGGCATTACAAAGCTTCCGAACTGTCTAAATCCATCTTTAACATTAAAGAACTCTTCCTAATTAGCTTCTTTTTAAGTATTGGCTTATCCAATACCCCAACCATGGACGGAGTTCTATTAGCACTCTTGTTAATGTTATTACTACCGATGAAAGGCTTGTTGTATTTTGCAGTCATTAACTTGTTTAAGTTTCGAGTACGCACCTCATTACTCGCATCCTTAACCTTACTTAACTACAGTGAATTTGGCCTGATTGTGTCGGGTATCGCCTTTAAAATGGGCTGGCTACCTGGAGAAATGATGGTGGCCATTGCTATTGCCGTATCGCTGTCATTCATCATTTCCGCCCCCATCAATAATATGAGTAATACGATTTATCGTCATACATCTCATTGGCTACGTGAACGCTCTGATGAAAAACTGCATTTTAAAGATAAACGTATCAATCCTGGCCATGCTCAAGTCCTGATCTTGGGAATGGGAAGAATCGGCACTGGAGCATACGATGAAATCCGTTCACGTTATGGCAAAATCAGCCTTGGTGTCGAAACTCGCGCCGATATTGCCAGCACTCACCGCAATAGCGGCCGTAATGTTATTCATGGCGATGCAACAGACTCTGATTTTTGGGACCGCATTTTAAATATTGCCAATGTCAAACTGGTGTTATTAGCGATGCCTCACCACAAAGGCAACCAATTTGCTTTAGAACAATTAAAATCCCGTCAATATAAGGGATTAATTGCCGCGATTGCAGAATACCCAGACCAAGTCACAGAAATGACACAAAATGGAGTCGATGCGGCATTTAATATTTATAACGAAGCTGGTGCCGGTTTTGCTCGTCACGTTTGTGATAAGTTATCTCCTCAATTTAAAATGATGCAACCAGGAGAATGGGATAAAACCAAAGATCTCACCGAGTCTTGA